Proteins encoded together in one Fibrobacter sp. UWH4 window:
- a CDS encoding carboxypeptidase regulatory-like domain-containing protein, protein MKNLKFAFLTLAAAVALAFTACSNDKTAGTVTDTGNTVAEADVVAGVVRRVDGSPASEAVVRMARMAVFDSVLHVPEQIEVVTDSDGVYAFDSVIADTFQLAVIDTSAVEVFFLPRTTLKAKAFDSIQLAKAAVVNSVLYFEEVEDSAVSVGGHFVTCLSGTPFCNDVFAADSFYMLVPAGNWELEIFPGDSLMVARMRSLGFADSLIYRSLNLNRMYEGDTVSPGPVVWSMTAKADTLIKESEKETKNVARISGTLLCKNGDPCANVEVMTIRDIYGFEFVEGDSLEFVAQTTTDSLGRWWLPVPDSLPGDSFRFEFRWVQDEKVAQVGISRYLTKKEIEGLTDTLNIGKTSLTKASSLVSGVSLVVDREDTTQSNNCMVNSVVVGIKGTSHFVRDVTCYMLMLDGLPSGDQQVVLYSGDPKVMNKLRKSEVPMLFYVTFTAVTLPEGGVQQQQWMTYTPPSQNIFK, encoded by the coding sequence ATGAAAAACTTGAAATTTGCATTTTTGACCTTGGCAGCAGCGGTTGCGTTAGCCTTTACCGCTTGCAGCAACGACAAGACTGCCGGGACTGTAACGGATACGGGCAATACGGTTGCCGAGGCCGATGTGGTGGCCGGTGTCGTTCGTCGTGTCGATGGATCGCCTGCGTCCGAAGCTGTTGTCCGTATGGCTCGTATGGCCGTTTTCGATAGTGTCCTGCATGTTCCGGAACAGATTGAAGTCGTCACGGATTCCGATGGCGTGTACGCCTTTGATTCGGTGATTGCGGATACGTTCCAGCTGGCAGTAATTGATACTTCGGCTGTGGAAGTGTTCTTCTTGCCTCGTACGACCTTGAAGGCGAAGGCTTTTGACAGTATTCAGCTTGCGAAGGCGGCTGTCGTGAACAGCGTGCTTTATTTTGAAGAGGTTGAGGACTCCGCTGTTTCTGTGGGTGGACACTTTGTGACCTGCCTTTCGGGAACGCCGTTCTGCAATGACGTCTTTGCTGCCGATAGCTTCTATATGTTGGTTCCTGCCGGTAACTGGGAACTTGAAATTTTCCCGGGAGATTCCCTGATGGTTGCCCGTATGCGTTCGCTGGGTTTTGCGGATAGCCTGATCTACCGCAGCTTGAACTTGAACCGTATGTACGAAGGCGATACCGTGAGCCCTGGCCCTGTCGTGTGGAGTATGACGGCCAAGGCGGATACTTTAATCAAGGAATCGGAAAAGGAAACGAAGAATGTTGCGAGAATTTCAGGAACGTTGCTCTGCAAGAACGGGGACCCGTGTGCCAATGTCGAGGTGATGACTATTCGCGACATTTACGGATTTGAATTCGTTGAAGGCGATTCCTTGGAATTTGTGGCGCAGACAACGACGGACAGTCTCGGTCGCTGGTGGTTGCCTGTCCCGGATTCGTTGCCCGGTGACTCTTTCAGGTTTGAATTCCGCTGGGTTCAGGACGAAAAGGTGGCTCAAGTCGGAATTTCCCGTTACTTGACCAAAAAGGAAATTGAAGGGCTGACGGATACCTTGAATATCGGAAAAACATCCCTCACGAAGGCTTCTTCGCTGGTGAGTGGCGTGAGCCTTGTCGTTGACCGCGAAGATACGACGCAGTCGAACAACTGTATGGTCAATAGCGTGGTGGTGGGTATCAAGGGAACCTCGCATTTCGTGCGCGATGTGACCTGCTATATGCTCATGCTGGACGGACTTCCGTCGGGAGACCAGCAGGTGGTTCTCTATTCGGGTGACCCCAAGGTGATGAACAAGCTGCGTAAATCGGAGGTTCCGATGCTGTTTTACGTGACTTTTACGGCTGTTACGCTTCCTGAAGGGGGTGTCCAGCAGCAGCAATGGATGACTTATACGCCGCCAAGTCAAAATATTTTCAAATAA
- a CDS encoding UDP-2,3-diacylglucosamine diphosphatase — protein MTLPAYFISDAHLGVNPPGAVPDREKALVRFVETLRGRASHLVIVGDLFEFWYEYNDYVNRNHFDLFFALRQLVLSGCEVHLLQGNHDFAYGSFFPKSLGVQVHKDVILEIQGKRVFFRHGDGVAKSDFGYRIFRKILDFPLNRFLFSQIHPDWGMALARFVGRNSRKVGESRIIKMEEYLHWAERMLRAKKCDCCVLGHHHVSGLWTVDGGMVASAGEWIKKLSYLRMEAGEITLNEFEFVG, from the coding sequence ATGACTTTACCCGCCTACTTTATTTCTGATGCGCATCTGGGCGTGAACCCGCCGGGAGCTGTTCCTGACCGCGAAAAAGCCTTGGTCCGTTTCGTAGAGACCCTCAGGGGGCGAGCTTCGCACTTGGTCATTGTGGGCGACTTGTTCGAATTTTGGTACGAGTACAACGACTACGTGAACCGTAACCATTTTGATCTATTCTTTGCGCTGCGTCAACTGGTGCTGTCCGGTTGCGAAGTTCACCTGCTGCAGGGAAATCACGACTTTGCGTATGGAAGTTTTTTCCCGAAGAGTCTCGGGGTTCAGGTCCATAAGGATGTTATCCTGGAAATTCAGGGAAAGCGAGTCTTTTTTAGACACGGCGACGGCGTGGCGAAGTCCGATTTCGGCTACCGAATTTTTCGCAAAATTCTCGATTTCCCGTTGAATCGGTTTCTTTTCAGCCAGATTCACCCGGACTGGGGGATGGCTCTAGCCCGTTTTGTGGGGCGTAATAGCCGCAAGGTGGGGGAGTCCCGCATCATCAAGATGGAAGAGTACCTGCATTGGGCTGAACGCATGCTTCGCGCGAAAAAGTGCGATTGCTGCGTTCTCGGACATCATCACGTTTCGGGACTTTGGACTGTCGATGGCGGTATGGTCGCCTCGGCAGGCGAGTGGATAAAAAAACTCTCCTACCTCCGGATGGAAGCAGGAGAGATAACGCTCAATGAATTCGAATTTGTCGGCTAG
- a CDS encoding TIGR02147 family protein yields the protein MNVYAYYNYRKYLQDYYDYRKSVQRYFSYRSFAKKAGYSSSGFYLDLVRGRKSLTPQMLPKFIAALGLNEKEGRYFTLMVDFTHATTPASKQAIFEQMSALLPSAIKSLTKSQQEYYSKWYYVAVREALSVLDVGPKNIQELALFLNPRITLPQAKQAIQLLLSMQLIELDEKGFYRSVNKAIFSGSEISSLFVHQFQKQMMDLGKDALDHYSTERRNVSCMTMSVSAEGLERIISKIDLFRKEVVDIIRSDEGETMVCQMNIQFFPLSKEKVALPPETEEEK from the coding sequence ATGAACGTATACGCTTACTACAACTACCGAAAGTATTTGCAGGATTATTACGATTACCGTAAGTCCGTGCAACGTTACTTTTCTTACAGGTCCTTCGCCAAGAAGGCGGGGTATTCCTCGTCGGGATTCTATTTGGACCTGGTCCGCGGGCGCAAGTCGCTTACGCCCCAGATGTTGCCCAAGTTTATTGCGGCTTTAGGCCTGAACGAAAAGGAAGGCCGTTACTTTACGCTGATGGTGGACTTCACGCACGCGACTACGCCGGCGTCGAAGCAGGCAATCTTCGAGCAGATGTCGGCGCTCCTCCCGAGCGCGATCAAGTCGCTTACCAAGAGCCAGCAGGAGTATTATAGTAAGTGGTATTATGTGGCGGTCCGCGAGGCGTTGTCCGTTCTCGATGTGGGTCCTAAAAATATCCAGGAACTGGCGCTGTTCCTGAACCCGCGCATCACGCTTCCGCAGGCAAAGCAGGCTATCCAACTGCTCCTGTCGATGCAGCTGATCGAACTGGATGAAAAGGGCTTTTACCGCTCGGTAAACAAGGCCATCTTCAGCGGTTCCGAAATTTCGTCGCTTTTCGTTCATCAGTTCCAGAAACAGATGATGGATTTGGGTAAAGACGCCCTGGATCATTACAGCACCGAGCGCAGAAATGTATCTTGTATGACGATGAGCGTTTCTGCCGAAGGACTGGAACGCATCATCAGCAAAATCGACCTGTTCCGCAAGGAAGTGGTCGACATCATCCGCTCCGACGAGGGCGAGACGATGGTTTGCCAGATGAATATTCAGTTTTTCCCGTTGAGCAAGGAAAAGGTGGCACTGCCGCCGGAAACCGAGGAGGAAAAATGA
- a CDS encoding type II toxin-antitoxin system mRNA interferase toxin, RelE/StbE family — protein sequence MSSKDGFKYNLRITSRFKKHLKQIAKRNIEHVSKIEGVVNSLQKGETLEARFKDHALVGKWNGHRECHILPDLLLIYKIEENILILELVDTGSHADLFGK from the coding sequence ATGAGTTCTAAAGACGGATTCAAGTATAATTTACGGATTACAAGCCGCTTCAAAAAGCACCTTAAACAAATTGCCAAAAGAAACATTGAACACGTCAGCAAGATTGAAGGCGTCGTTAACTCCCTGCAAAAAGGAGAAACTCTTGAAGCTCGATTTAAGGACCATGCTTTAGTCGGAAAATGGAACGGCCATAGGGAATGCCACATTCTTCCCGATCTTTTGTTAATCTACAAAATCGAAGAAAACATTCTTATTCTAGAACTTGTAGACACCGGCTCTCACGCCGATTTATTCGGGAAATAA
- a CDS encoding type II toxin-antitoxin system RelE/ParE family toxin: MIQSFADRETELVYNQEISKRLPNTIQKVALRKLMMIDIAKNLNDLRIPPNNRLEALHGDREGQFSIRINDQWRICFSMNEGNFYNVEIVDYH, from the coding sequence ATGATACAAAGTTTTGCAGACAGAGAAACAGAACTCGTCTATAATCAGGAGATTTCAAAACGGTTGCCAAATACAATCCAAAAGGTGGCCCTAAGAAAACTCATGATGATAGACATTGCCAAAAATTTGAACGATTTGCGGATTCCTCCGAACAATCGTTTAGAGGCTTTGCATGGAGACCGAGAAGGACAATTCTCCATTCGCATAAACGATCAATGGCGCATTTGTTTTTCTATGAACGAAGGAAACTTTTATAACGTTGAGATTGTTGACTACCACTAG
- a CDS encoding helix-turn-helix transcriptional regulator, with amino-acid sequence MDKLKKERLQKKGWKVGDVDDFLGLSPAEMAIVEMKVALAKALVAKRKSLGETQVSAAIIAKTSQSRYAKVEHADSSVSLELMIKMFFALGATKKELLKTLSA; translated from the coding sequence ATGGATAAGTTGAAAAAAGAAAGATTGCAGAAAAAGGGGTGGAAAGTCGGGGATGTTGACGATTTTTTGGGGTTGAGTCCCGCTGAAATGGCGATTGTTGAAATGAAGGTCGCTTTGGCTAAGGCGTTGGTTGCCAAGCGGAAGTCTCTTGGTGAAACTCAAGTCTCTGCCGCAATTATCGCGAAAACGAGCCAGTCTCGTTACGCCAAAGTGGAACATGCGGACTCCAGCGTTTCCCTTGAACTGATGATCAAGATGTTCTTCGCGTTAGGTGCAACCAAGAAAGAATTGCTGAAGACGCTGTCGGCTTAG
- the rsmI gene encoding 16S rRNA (cytidine(1402)-2'-O)-methyltransferase: MHTLYIVATPIGNMEDITYRAVRILKEVPLVLAEDTRHTRVLFDNYGIDTPMEAYHDFNKEKVTPRYVEFLKNEGDIALVSDAGTPGVADPAFNLVRECVREGIDVRAVPGACAMITALVSSGMPTDHFSFQYFSPKKSAQRIHLLEKLKEEEATQIFYASPHNIDKFVEEIGQVFGEIKIALMRELTKKFEEHLVGTPAEITAHFKAHPPKGEFVLIFNPQDKSGL, translated from the coding sequence ATGCATACTCTTTATATTGTCGCGACCCCGATCGGGAACATGGAAGATATCACTTACCGCGCCGTGCGTATCCTGAAGGAAGTGCCGTTGGTCCTTGCCGAAGATACTCGCCATACGCGGGTGCTGTTCGACAATTACGGTATCGACACTCCGATGGAGGCGTACCATGATTTCAACAAGGAAAAGGTGACTCCTCGGTATGTGGAATTCCTGAAGAATGAAGGTGACATTGCGCTCGTGAGTGATGCGGGAACGCCCGGTGTGGCAGATCCTGCGTTCAATCTGGTGCGCGAGTGCGTTCGCGAAGGTATAGACGTGCGTGCGGTTCCCGGTGCCTGTGCGATGATTACGGCGCTGGTTTCGAGCGGTATGCCGACGGACCATTTCAGCTTCCAGTATTTTTCGCCGAAGAAGAGTGCCCAGCGCATTCACCTCCTCGAAAAACTTAAGGAAGAAGAGGCGACGCAGATTTTTTATGCAAGCCCGCATAACATCGACAAGTTCGTCGAAGAAATCGGCCAAGTTTTCGGTGAAATCAAGATTGCCCTGATGCGGGAACTGACCAAGAAGTTCGAGGAACATCTGGTAGGGACTCCTGCCGAGATTACGGCGCATTTTAAGGCGCATCCGCCCAAGGGCGAATTCGTGCTGATTTTCAACCCTCAGGACAAGAGCGGGCTCTGA
- a CDS encoding type II toxin-antitoxin system RelB/DinJ family antitoxin, which yields MSTVVTNIRIDKELKAQATELFNDLGLTLSQAFTVFLKQAILHHGLPFAVTRPPSKELLEAIKEGEELAHDPNAKTYASFDELLEELDIKK from the coding sequence ATGAGTACCGTGGTAACAAACATACGAATCGACAAAGAGCTCAAGGCTCAGGCAACCGAACTATTCAACGACTTGGGTTTGACACTCTCCCAAGCGTTTACGGTTTTCCTGAAACAAGCCATTCTGCACCACGGCCTGCCTTTTGCCGTTACAAGACCTCCGTCCAAAGAACTCCTCGAAGCCATCAAGGAAGGCGAAGAACTCGCCCACGATCCTAATGCAAAAACTTACGCTTCGTTCGATGAACTGCTTGAGGAACTGGACATAAAAAAATGA
- a CDS encoding alpha/beta hydrolase produces MVFYLALTERRNAFPRAIYHKEANEAIQGKARPLTCTLEDGVALDGFSMGNENDPILLYYPEADEDAAQFLAQVETLPGIHIVTFNYRGSAQNKGTPSEENFESDAKQIFECATQVNGKAPQYLAGRGMGAISAINQSNGHQDVILIDPILDIADAIAQKYKALYPRFLIRTQFKADSNKLSNPTARLSVIYDKKAVEQQAKASVTAVTSKEEYFRNGQTLATILLQVISKNLSP; encoded by the coding sequence ATGGTTTTCTACCTTGCACTCACCGAACGCAGGAACGCTTTTCCACGCGCCATCTACCATAAAGAAGCGAACGAGGCCATCCAGGGTAAGGCAAGACCGCTCACCTGCACCCTCGAAGACGGAGTCGCGCTGGACGGTTTCAGCATGGGAAACGAGAACGACCCCATCCTGCTCTACTATCCCGAAGCAGACGAAGACGCGGCGCAGTTCCTGGCGCAGGTGGAAACACTTCCCGGAATCCACATCGTCACTTTCAACTATCGGGGCTCCGCCCAGAACAAGGGAACTCCCTCCGAAGAAAATTTCGAAAGCGACGCCAAGCAGATTTTCGAATGCGCCACCCAAGTCAACGGGAAAGCACCGCAATACCTTGCCGGGCGCGGAATGGGAGCCATATCAGCCATCAACCAGTCAAACGGACATCAGGACGTCATCCTGATTGATCCCATTTTAGATATCGCCGACGCCATCGCTCAAAAATACAAGGCACTTTACCCCAGGTTCCTTATCCGCACCCAATTCAAGGCAGACTCAAATAAATTATCGAACCCCACCGCGCGCCTGTCCGTAATTTACGACAAGAAGGCTGTAGAGCAACAGGCCAAGGCATCTGTGACCGCCGTCACATCCAAAGAGGAATATTTTCGGAACGGCCAAACTCTTGCCACAATCCTCTTGCAAGTTATAAGTAAGAATTTATCACCATAA
- a CDS encoding HigA family addiction module antitoxin, with the protein MSKHIETPTIGEILNEEFFTPMGLSAYKVAQAINVPVSRIQDILHDRRRITVDTSLRLAKFFGVSDDYFISLQDDIDIRNLKIEIAEELNKIKTFVPV; encoded by the coding sequence ATGAGCAAACATATTGAAACGCCTACTATCGGAGAAATTCTGAACGAAGAGTTTTTTACGCCTATGGGTTTGTCTGCCTACAAGGTCGCCCAGGCAATCAATGTTCCGGTTTCAAGAATCCAGGACATTCTTCATGATCGCAGACGAATTACGGTTGACACGTCTTTGAGGCTTGCAAAATTCTTTGGCGTTTCTGACGATTACTTCATCTCTTTGCAAGATGATATTGACATTCGTAATCTTAAAATTGAAATTGCCGAGGAATTGAACAAAATTAAGACTTTTGTGCCGGTATAG
- the lnt gene encoding apolipoprotein N-acyltransferase, translating into MLERMKSRLKVLPKIFWIYVAVLLVAEIVVFALRPDTPGLYTMNLQWLPLAVSVPFLVFRGIRQNFKRMLYAFALLSFLFLALDYNIGDFAGAGHAGLVQVVLAFCPIGLFWLILFAVWNFSHLRNRDSLVALLLSSFSWGLYAFAYPPMPLGPAALLLLVPWFIVLNRYTRGQAMFATFWSGMLYNAVNYYWIYNVMHVETAPSGLILFGLILLIAFFSAYNTLAGFAYTLAKDAPQKLRPVFLLLYPVFYAGLEMTRTYGDFAFPWSHLGYVFGNQLELIQMLSYIGIFGYTILVVASNQAVAHVFCRARNLKKAAPVLALPAVIFVALLVQGSIVLSKPEAAPFYGEEREGSPDIALVQPSIQQGAKWSKERFDAIVKKTVGMVNDSVKDGADLIVLAETAIPDHIRRQPRVIDLLHKTADEKKASILTGALDYRRNPPGSVRKFDIYNAAFLFTPGVGGYPDRYIKKHLVPFSERIPFDEVFPILNYVDLGEGDFVAGKETPVYRPFRWTPYICYDAIFGDLVREAIRSGSRLMVNITNDGWFGRSSAPYQHLNLIRYRAVESGMPVARLANSGVSVFIDQYGHFDGNTEIFTDRVIQRKMPLRSRDTVYTHIGDAVEMTLLVFGVLYLVLALLVAWLQAGRTREVAVA; encoded by the coding sequence ATGCTTGAAAGAATGAAGTCGCGGCTTAAGGTACTCCCGAAGATTTTTTGGATTTATGTAGCGGTCCTTCTAGTCGCAGAAATTGTCGTGTTCGCCTTGCGTCCCGATACGCCAGGGCTTTACACGATGAATCTGCAATGGTTGCCGTTGGCGGTGTCGGTGCCGTTCCTGGTTTTTAGGGGAATCCGTCAGAATTTCAAGCGGATGCTCTACGCCTTTGCGTTGCTTTCGTTCCTGTTCTTGGCGCTGGACTATAATATAGGTGATTTTGCAGGTGCTGGGCATGCGGGGCTTGTCCAGGTGGTTCTGGCGTTTTGCCCTATAGGGCTTTTCTGGCTGATTTTATTTGCGGTTTGGAATTTTTCGCACTTGAGGAATCGCGATTCGCTCGTGGCGCTCCTGCTTTCTTCTTTTAGCTGGGGCCTTTATGCGTTCGCATATCCGCCGATGCCGCTGGGACCTGCCGCCTTGCTGTTGCTGGTGCCGTGGTTTATTGTCTTGAACCGCTATACGCGCGGACAGGCGATGTTTGCGACCTTCTGGTCGGGCATGCTCTACAATGCGGTCAACTACTACTGGATTTATAATGTGATGCATGTGGAAACAGCGCCTTCGGGCTTGATCCTTTTCGGGCTGATTCTGCTGATTGCCTTCTTTAGCGCCTATAACACCTTGGCGGGTTTTGCCTATACGCTCGCGAAGGATGCGCCGCAAAAGCTTCGCCCCGTTTTCTTGTTGCTTTATCCGGTGTTCTACGCGGGACTTGAAATGACGCGGACTTACGGCGACTTTGCGTTTCCGTGGAGTCACCTGGGGTATGTTTTCGGGAACCAGCTGGAATTGATCCAGATGCTTTCGTATATCGGAATTTTTGGCTATACGATTCTCGTGGTGGCCTCGAACCAGGCCGTGGCGCATGTGTTTTGCAGGGCGCGTAATTTGAAAAAGGCGGCTCCCGTTTTGGCGCTCCCGGCGGTCATTTTTGTAGCGTTGCTTGTGCAGGGGAGTATCGTGCTCTCGAAGCCCGAGGCCGCCCCTTTTTACGGGGAAGAACGCGAAGGTTCTCCTGATATAGCTCTGGTGCAGCCGAGCATCCAGCAGGGGGCCAAGTGGAGCAAGGAACGTTTCGACGCCATCGTGAAAAAGACGGTCGGCATGGTGAACGACAGCGTCAAGGATGGTGCGGATTTGATTGTCCTGGCCGAAACGGCCATTCCGGATCATATTCGCAGGCAACCTCGGGTGATTGATCTTCTTCACAAGACGGCCGATGAAAAAAAGGCGAGTATCTTGACGGGAGCGCTCGACTACCGGAGGAATCCACCGGGAAGCGTGCGCAAGTTCGACATCTATAACGCCGCCTTCCTGTTCACGCCGGGTGTCGGAGGCTATCCTGATCGTTACATCAAAAAACACTTGGTGCCGTTCAGCGAAAGAATTCCGTTCGACGAGGTATTCCCGATTTTGAACTATGTGGATTTGGGCGAGGGCGATTTCGTGGCGGGCAAGGAAACTCCCGTTTATCGTCCGTTCCGTTGGACTCCCTATATCTGTTATGACGCCATTTTCGGTGACTTGGTGCGCGAGGCTATCCGCAGCGGTTCACGCCTGATGGTGAACATTACGAACGACGGCTGGTTCGGCCGGAGTTCAGCCCCTTACCAGCACTTGAACTTGATCCGTTACCGCGCGGTTGAAAGCGGAATGCCGGTGGCGCGCCTTGCGAATAGCGGAGTATCTGTATTTATCGACCAGTACGGCCATTTTGACGGCAATACGGAAATCTTTACCGACCGCGTCATCCAGAGAAAAATGCCGCTCAGGTCGCGCGACACGGTCTACACGCATATCGGTGATGCGGTAGAAATGACGCTGCTCGTTTTCGGAGTGCTGTATTTGGTGCTTGCCTTGCTGGTGGCTTGGTTGCAGGCGGGAAGAACGCGTGAGGTGGCGGTCGCCTGA
- a CDS encoding RsmB/NOP family class I SAM-dependent RNA methyltransferase, which yields MEFFDYYENLFGERWPALLESLKGDGCATELRFGEGLEPYYLDEASVFAAKALDVQPGDDVLDMCAAPGGKTLVIASLLKGEGSLQSNDRSPDRRLRLQHVIENSLPEAWRGIIKVTGYDGMKFGLHKKECFDKILLDAPCSSDRHVLNSPAHLEVWSAKRVKRLSVEQGALLASAVDALKPGGTVVYGTCALSPMENDDVVKKILKKRPSMRMVEIENLLPGADRTEFGVHILPDRSEGRGPIYCAKLVKSV from the coding sequence ATGGAATTTTTCGACTACTACGAGAATCTTTTCGGTGAACGCTGGCCGGCCTTGCTGGAATCCCTGAAGGGGGATGGTTGCGCGACGGAATTGCGTTTTGGCGAAGGTCTTGAGCCGTATTATTTGGATGAAGCTTCGGTTTTTGCGGCGAAGGCCCTGGATGTGCAACCGGGAGATGACGTACTCGATATGTGTGCGGCCCCTGGTGGAAAGACCCTGGTAATCGCATCCCTTTTAAAAGGGGAAGGTTCCTTGCAGAGTAATGACCGGTCGCCCGATAGAAGGCTTCGGTTGCAGCATGTAATCGAAAATTCCCTGCCGGAAGCGTGGCGCGGCATCATCAAGGTGACTGGCTACGACGGCATGAAGTTTGGACTCCACAAGAAAGAATGCTTTGATAAGATTCTGTTGGATGCGCCTTGTTCTTCGGATCGTCATGTATTGAATTCCCCGGCGCATTTGGAGGTGTGGTCAGCCAAGCGAGTCAAAAGGCTATCGGTGGAGCAGGGGGCGCTCCTTGCTTCGGCGGTCGATGCGCTGAAACCGGGGGGAACGGTTGTCTATGGAACTTGTGCCCTGTCGCCGATGGAAAATGACGACGTGGTGAAGAAAATCTTGAAAAAAAGACCGTCGATGCGGATGGTCGAGATTGAAAACTTGCTGCCCGGTGCAGACCGCACGGAATTTGGTGTGCATATCTTGCCGGACCGTTCCGAGGGCAGGGGCCCCATTTATTGCGCGAAACTCGTCAAGTCGGTGTAG
- a CDS encoding FISUMP domain-containing protein — MKIFKSVLALSVLLTMLVACGDESSSSVSPEPGDDSSSSVIPASSGDLQSSSSQKSSGKDKSSSSIEEKSSSSVSGKNSSSSVVESSSSEYLFCNEGDRDTVVKDWGIKYYRCENNDWVVDTIVYVDLPKVYPNMDSLFATEYSPIYSEFEDPRDHQVYRTTILIDRNGSDKTIEVFAQNLNYGAMIDTSVLVRDDNKVEKYCDLNDEWFCNNGWGGQYAWSEAMGLPAKYDSVLWKDTVGGDTRIHQGICPEGWHIMNGYEWKNFASTAGQDLVSKANWKLNERYVNSSGMSVLFKMRAYELSWMQAYFLLPNESSAIGTYAVTITDKYVWFGDNDHLGKHILYSVRCVKDY, encoded by the coding sequence GTGAAGATTTTTAAAAGCGTTCTTGCCCTATCTGTACTCCTGACCATGCTTGTCGCATGCGGAGATGAATCCTCTTCTTCTGTTTCGCCGGAACCGGGCGACGATTCTTCGTCTTCAGTTATCCCCGCCTCGAGCGGGGATCTCCAATCCTCGTCTTCTCAAAAGAGTTCCGGCAAGGATAAGTCTTCTTCCTCGATTGAAGAGAAATCTTCTAGCTCTGTAAGTGGCAAGAATAGTAGTTCGTCTGTAGTTGAGTCGAGTAGTTCTGAGTATCTTTTTTGTAACGAAGGTGATCGGGATACGGTTGTAAAGGATTGGGGAATAAAATATTATCGTTGTGAAAATAACGACTGGGTTGTAGATACAATTGTCTATGTTGATTTACCCAAGGTCTACCCCAATATGGACAGTCTCTTTGCTACGGAGTATAGTCCCATCTATAGCGAGTTTGAAGATCCTCGTGATCATCAAGTGTATCGGACGACAATCTTAATAGACCGTAATGGCTCTGATAAAACAATAGAGGTCTTTGCGCAAAATTTGAATTATGGGGCGATGATAGATACTAGCGTACTTGTGCGTGATGACAACAAGGTTGAAAAGTATTGTGATTTAAATGATGAATGGTTTTGTAATAATGGCTGGGGGGGGCAATATGCTTGGAGTGAGGCAATGGGCTTGCCTGCCAAATACGATTCTGTTCTTTGGAAAGATACTGTAGGTGGCGATACCCGTATACATCAGGGAATATGTCCAGAAGGTTGGCATATCATGAATGGTTATGAATGGAAAAATTTTGCATCAACTGCGGGACAAGATCTGGTTTCAAAGGCAAACTGGAAGTTGAATGAACGGTATGTAAATTCCTCTGGAATGTCGGTTCTTTTCAAAATGAGAGCGTATGAACTTAGTTGGATGCAAGCGTATTTCTTGCTCCCTAATGAGTCTAGTGCTATTGGAACTTATGCGGTTACCATTACAGATAAATATGTTTGGTTCGGGGATAATGATCATTTAGGGAAGCATATTCTCTATAGTGTTCGCTGTGTAAAGGATTACTAA
- a CDS encoding Smr/MutS family protein: MSLNQEEEFQLEWIKNHHMEDKDEQARKDAEEQAAARPARSPRGRKMRRNPAAWELPVPEDEIDLHGMTSDEAAEAVERRIDDLMIAGLKILRVIHGGGNPSYGNVKRIIDRKVRSEWSNRIQLYKVEPDNAGSSIMILGKPLPAPAKRPQKHLKK; the protein is encoded by the coding sequence ATGTCTTTAAATCAAGAAGAAGAATTTCAACTCGAGTGGATCAAAAACCACCACATGGAAGACAAGGACGAGCAGGCGCGGAAGGACGCCGAAGAGCAAGCCGCCGCACGCCCCGCGCGGTCCCCGCGCGGGCGCAAGATGCGCCGTAACCCGGCCGCCTGGGAACTCCCCGTGCCCGAAGACGAAATCGACCTGCACGGCATGACCTCGGACGAGGCGGCCGAAGCCGTCGAACGGCGCATCGATGACCTGATGATTGCAGGCCTCAAGATTCTCAGGGTCATCCACGGCGGCGGAAACCCCAGTTACGGCAACGTGAAGCGAATCATCGACCGCAAGGTACGTTCCGAATGGAGCAACCGCATCCAGCTGTACAAAGTCGAGCCCGACAACGCTGGTTCGAGCATCATGATCCTCGGAAAACCGCTCCCCGCCCCCGCCAAACGCCCCCAAAAGCACCTGAAAAAGTAA